A part of Fusobacterium perfoetens genomic DNA contains:
- a CDS encoding D-Ala-D-Ala carboxypeptidase family metallohydrolase — protein sequence MKKSYFTVEEISRSEMANKSNIKNIPNRLELHNIETITIPQMNIIREFLGVPIIVNSGYRCKELNRKVGGVYNSKHLEGLAVDGIPKGLNLRECWNKLRDSKYASLLDQCILYEKRGFIHFGFTVGIPRQQFFEK from the coding sequence ATGAAAAAAAGCTATTTTACAGTAGAAGAAATCAGTCGTTCGGAAATGGCGAACAAGTCAAATATAAAGAATATTCCTAATAGATTAGAACTTCATAATATTGAAACTATAACTATTCCACAAATGAATATTATTAGAGAATTTTTAGGAGTTCCTATCATTGTGAATAGTGGTTATAGGTGTAAAGAATTAAATAGAAAAGTTGGAGGAGTTTATAACAGTAAGCACCTTGAAGGACTAGCTGTCGATGGAATACCAAAAGGTTTAAATCTTAGAGAATGTTGGAATAAACTAAGAGATAGTAAATACGCAAGTCTTTTAGACCAGTGTATTCTTTATGAAAAAAGGGGATTTATACATTTTGGATTTACAGTAGGAATACCAAGACAACAATTTTTTGAAAAATAA
- a CDS encoding cell division protein SepF, producing the protein MNYDIAFFKPKRFEECLKYIEYIKAQKYVHINLSDVNDSVKRRILDFLNGALFIQEGQILYLGENTICTIPKTGKYFLEYENVELKKEFDAYDEEEEIVPMFSKK; encoded by the coding sequence ATGAATTATGATATAGCCTTTTTTAAACCAAAAAGATTTGAAGAGTGTTTGAAATACATTGAGTATATCAAAGCTCAAAAATATGTTCATATAAACCTATCAGATGTAAATGATAGCGTAAAAAGAAGAATACTTGATTTCTTGAACGGAGCTTTATTCATTCAAGAGGGACAAATATTATATCTTGGAGAGAATACAATTTGTACTATACCAAAAACTGGAAAGTATTTCTTAGAGTATGAAAATGTTGAACTAAAAAAAGAGTTTGACGCTTATGATGAAGAAGAAGAAATAGTTCCAATGTTTTCAAAGAAATAA
- a CDS encoding DNA polymerase III subunit alpha, producing the protein MEKNFVHLHLHTEYSLLDGVGKIEEYIEKAKSLKMKALAITDHGNMFGAIEMYQKALASGIKPIIGMEAYVSEFGAESKEGRIFHLVLLAQNNTGYKNLIKISSFAYTQGFYYKPRVDKEFLKNHSEGIIALSACMQGEISRRVLDRESDENIEKSINEYIAIFGKDNFYIEVQGNGIKEQKELNKKLKTLAETFDLKLVATNDTHYVNKGDDTLQDILLCIQTGAKVSEEKRMRIETDELYFKSREEIIQSLGEEYIEGVNNTEEIASRCNVSIEFGKFKFPYYEIPENFSSTSDFLKHLVYKGLEERYPFGISNEILERAEYELSIINRMGYAEYFVVVWDFINFAKNNNIPIGPGRGSAAGSLIAYALKITELDPLKYNLIFERFLNPERVSMPDIDIDICQERRQELIDYVTNKYGIDKVAQIITFGTLKARAAIRDVGRVLDVPISKVDKVAKLIPFNYSIKDSLEEIKEFRDIYQTDSQIKKIVDYSKKLENKVRHSSIHAAGIVITKDSLDETVPVFKDKDSTVATQYQMKELEDLGLLKMDFLGLRNLTNLQRTIDYIKENLKEDINLSDIPLDIKEVYQMLSEGDTLGVFQLESLGIRKLLRRLKPDKFEDIIALLALYRPGPLGSGMVDDFINCKNGISQIKYPDDSLEDILKGTYGVILYQEQVMSIANRMADYSLGEADLLRRAMGKKKFSIMNENREKFISRSMAKGYSEEIASEIFDLIYKFAGYGFNKSHSAAYALVAYWTAYFKYKYPKFYYAALMTSEMKNIDDIAVYLQDAKRHNTIIELPDVNKPASKFIVKDGKILFALSAIKNVGEKVAESIKKEWEENGDYKSFEDFVIRTKIYGVNKKTLEALIFAGALDSVPGNRNEKLSSLGKLIDYATKVSKEDEIQQMNLFGDAKSTINSFTLANAPDFSLEEKLEKEKEVLGFYFSGHPLDKYINLINSFEYTPTNLVKNEQEGKDIQLFGILRNIKKIVTKNSGEIMCVFEIEDFTGIVSCIAFPRTFTNFQNEFLEGNKVYIQGSIQVDYFNGNENKKVIVRTISSIETVLKRRSLTTYILLQEKDKDKFSSLLNILKKHLGESPVYFALKTETRKEVKLSKYKITPDIYFIDKITKLLGENCLKFK; encoded by the coding sequence ATGGAAAAAAATTTTGTTCATTTACATCTACATACTGAATATAGTCTTCTTGATGGAGTTGGAAAAATAGAAGAGTATATTGAAAAAGCTAAAAGTTTAAAAATGAAAGCTTTAGCTATTACTGACCACGGAAATATGTTTGGAGCTATTGAAATGTATCAAAAAGCTCTTGCTAGTGGTATCAAACCAATTATCGGAATGGAAGCTTATGTTTCGGAGTTTGGGGCAGAGTCAAAAGAGGGAAGAATTTTCCATTTGGTTTTACTAGCTCAAAACAATACTGGTTATAAAAATCTTATAAAAATCTCATCTTTTGCTTATACACAAGGTTTTTATTACAAACCAAGAGTTGATAAAGAATTTCTTAAAAATCACAGTGAGGGGATTATCGCCCTTTCAGCTTGTATGCAGGGAGAAATTTCGAGAAGAGTTTTAGATAGAGAAAGTGACGAAAATATAGAAAAATCTATAAATGAGTATATAGCTATTTTTGGAAAAGATAATTTTTATATAGAAGTTCAAGGAAATGGAATAAAAGAACAAAAAGAATTAAATAAAAAGTTAAAAACTTTGGCAGAAACTTTTGATTTAAAGCTTGTAGCTACAAATGATACTCACTATGTGAATAAAGGAGATGACACTTTACAAGATATTCTTCTTTGTATTCAGACTGGTGCTAAAGTTTCTGAAGAAAAAAGAATGAGGATTGAAACTGATGAGTTATATTTTAAATCTCGTGAGGAGATAATCCAATCACTCGGAGAAGAATATATCGAGGGAGTTAATAACACTGAAGAGATTGCTAGCCGTTGCAATGTTTCTATTGAGTTTGGAAAGTTTAAATTTCCTTATTATGAAATTCCAGAAAATTTTTCATCTACAAGCGATTTTCTAAAACACCTTGTCTATAAAGGTTTAGAAGAAAGATATCCTTTTGGTATATCAAATGAAATTTTAGAAAGAGCCGAGTACGAACTTTCTATCATCAATAGAATGGGGTATGCTGAATATTTCGTCGTTGTTTGGGACTTTATAAATTTTGCTAAAAATAATAATATTCCAATAGGACCGGGAAGAGGTTCTGCTGCTGGAAGTTTGATTGCTTATGCTCTTAAGATAACAGAGCTTGACCCTTTAAAATATAATCTGATTTTTGAGAGATTTTTAAACCCTGAAAGAGTTTCAATGCCAGATATTGATATTGATATTTGCCAAGAAAGACGTCAAGAGCTTATTGACTATGTAACAAATAAATATGGAATTGATAAAGTTGCTCAGATTATAACTTTTGGAACTTTAAAAGCTCGGGCTGCTATAAGAGATGTTGGACGTGTCCTTGATGTTCCTATCTCAAAGGTTGATAAAGTTGCAAAACTTATTCCTTTTAACTACTCAATAAAAGATTCCCTTGAGGAGATAAAAGAGTTTCGTGATATTTATCAAACTGATTCTCAGATAAAAAAAATTGTTGATTATTCAAAAAAATTAGAAAATAAAGTAAGACACTCATCTATCCACGCTGCTGGTATCGTTATCACAAAGGATTCTTTAGACGAAACTGTCCCAGTCTTCAAGGATAAAGATTCTACAGTTGCCACACAATATCAGATGAAAGAGTTAGAAGACCTTGGACTTTTAAAAATGGACTTTCTTGGTCTTAGAAATCTTACAAACCTACAAAGAACCATTGATTATATAAAAGAAAACTTAAAAGAGGATATAAATCTTTCAGATATTCCTCTTGATATAAAAGAAGTTTATCAAATGCTTTCTGAGGGAGATACTCTTGGAGTTTTCCAACTTGAATCTTTAGGAATTAGAAAACTTTTAAGAAGATTAAAACCGGATAAATTTGAAGATATTATCGCCTTACTTGCTCTTTATCGTCCCGGTCCTTTAGGTTCTGGAATGGTTGATGATTTCATAAACTGTAAAAATGGTATCTCTCAAATAAAATATCCTGATGATTCCTTAGAAGACATTTTAAAAGGTACATACGGAGTTATACTTTATCAAGAGCAGGTAATGAGTATTGCCAATAGAATGGCTGATTACTCTTTGGGAGAAGCTGACCTTTTAAGAAGAGCTATGGGTAAGAAAAAATTTAGCATAATGAATGAAAACAGAGAAAAATTTATCTCTCGTTCTATGGCTAAAGGTTATTCTGAAGAAATTGCTAGTGAAATATTTGATTTGATTTACAAATTTGCTGGTTATGGATTTAATAAATCCCATTCGGCAGCTTATGCTTTAGTTGCCTATTGGACAGCTTATTTCAAATATAAATATCCAAAATTTTATTATGCTGCCCTCATGACATCTGAGATGAAAAATATTGATGATATTGCAGTGTATCTACAAGATGCCAAAAGACACAATACTATCATCGAACTTCCAGATGTAAATAAGCCTGCATCAAAGTTTATTGTAAAAGATGGAAAGATTCTTTTTGCTCTATCTGCTATCAAAAATGTAGGAGAAAAAGTAGCTGAAAGTATAAAAAAGGAGTGGGAAGAAAATGGAGATTACAAATCCTTTGAAGATTTTGTTATAAGAACTAAGATTTACGGAGTAAATAAAAAAACTTTAGAGGCTCTTATATTTGCTGGAGCTTTAGACTCAGTTCCCGGTAACAGAAATGAAAAACTTTCATCACTTGGAAAACTTATTGACTATGCTACTAAGGTTTCAAAAGAGGACGAGATTCAACAAATGAACCTTTTTGGAGATGCAAAATCCACTATTAACTCTTTTACTTTAGCAAATGCTCCTGATTTTTCATTGGAAGAAAAGTTAGAAAAAGAAAAAGAGGTTCTTGGATTTTATTTCAGTGGACACCCTCTTGATAAATATATAAATCTTATAAACTCCTTTGAATATACTCCAACAAATCTTGTAAAAAATGAGCAAGAAGGAAAAGATATTCAACTATTTGGTATTTTAAGAAATATAAAAAAAATAGTTACAAAAAATTCTGGAGAGATTATGTGTGTATTTGAGATAGAGGACTTTACAGGAATTGTTTCTTGTATCGCTTTTCCTAGAACTTTCACAAATTTCCAAAATGAGTTTTTAGAGGGAAACAAAGTATATATCCAAGGTAGTATCCAAGTAGATTATTTCAATGGAAACGAGAATAAAAAAGTCATTGTAAGAACTATTTCAAGTATAGAAACTGTCCTGAAAAGACGCTCTTTGACTACTTACATACTTTTGCAAGAAAAAGACAAAGATAAATTTTCAAGTCTTTTAAATATTTTAAAAAAACATTTAGGAGAATCTCCAGTTTATTTCGCTCTTAAAACAGAAACTAGAAAAGAAGTGAAGTTATCCAAATATAAAATTACACCTGATATTTATTTTATTGATAAAATTACAAAATTATTAGGTGAAAATTGCTTAAAGTTTAAATAA
- a CDS encoding acetyl-CoA carboxylase biotin carboxyl carrier protein, producing MEDKLIIDRLIDILTKNELSEIKFQDKDFKINIKKDITIKEEAPVIEPVEEVSSEEEDTIYIKSANIGKFFFYDKTGVPLIAVGQTIKVGQTIGYISTVGIKTSIKSEVAGTVEQILLKNGEVTDYGKNLIKLKKIVD from the coding sequence GTGGAAGATAAGCTAATAATCGATAGATTAATTGATATCCTAACTAAAAATGAGCTTTCTGAAATAAAATTTCAGGACAAAGATTTTAAAATAAACATAAAAAAAGATATCACAATAAAAGAAGAGGCTCCTGTGATTGAGCCTGTTGAAGAGGTTTCTTCTGAGGAAGAGGATACAATATATATAAAATCAGCTAATATTGGTAAATTCTTCTTCTATGATAAAACTGGTGTTCCTTTGATAGCTGTTGGACAAACAATCAAAGTTGGACAAACAATCGGATATATTTCCACTGTTGGTATAAAAACTTCTATAAAATCAGAAGTAGCTGGAACAGTTGAGCAAATACTTCTTAAAAATGGAGAGGTTACTGACTATGGAAAAAATTTAATAAAACTTAAAAAAATAGTTGATTAG
- a CDS encoding DHH family phosphoesterase: MLLQKIEESKNIIISSHINPDGDAIGSGLGLYLALTKKYPDKSIRFILEDKVPYNYSFLKGTEKIEKFDELKDEPKADLFIVVDSAVFKRIGKVADLRKDAFLVNIDHHISNDNYGDLNIVKNISSASEVVYGVIKDLGIEIDTLAGESLYTGIVTDSGNFQYDSTSMDTFRIAGELLALGIDRDNIINEIYRSRTLGFIRTLGIALSEMKIDNEKKLVSFLLTKDFMTKNNIQKDETEGIVEKLLEYKDCEVAVFLKEEGNGKIKGSLRSKRDIDVNEVAKSFDGGGHRKAAGFTTTLTEEEIIKIIKEKI, from the coding sequence ATGCTTTTACAGAAAATAGAGGAAAGTAAAAATATAATAATCTCTTCTCATATTAATCCTGACGGAGATGCTATAGGAAGTGGATTAGGGCTTTATCTGGCTTTAACAAAAAAATATCCAGATAAAAGTATAAGATTTATATTAGAAGATAAAGTTCCTTATAATTATTCTTTTTTAAAAGGAACTGAAAAAATAGAAAAATTTGATGAACTAAAAGACGAGCCAAAAGCAGACCTTTTTATAGTTGTTGACTCAGCTGTATTTAAAAGAATAGGAAAGGTGGCAGATTTAAGAAAAGATGCTTTCTTGGTGAATATAGACCATCATATAAGTAATGATAATTACGGAGATTTAAACATTGTAAAAAATATCTCCTCAGCTAGTGAAGTTGTCTATGGAGTTATAAAAGATTTAGGAATTGAAATAGATACTTTAGCAGGAGAAAGCCTATATACAGGAATAGTTACAGATTCTGGAAACTTTCAATATGATTCTACATCAATGGATACTTTCAGAATTGCTGGAGAGTTGCTAGCTCTAGGAATTGATAGAGATAATATAATAAACGAAATTTATAGAAGTAGAACTTTAGGATTTATAAGAACTTTAGGAATTGCTCTGTCAGAAATGAAAATAGATAACGAGAAAAAATTAGTTTCATTTTTACTTACAAAGGATTTTATGACAAAAAATAATATTCAAAAAGATGAAACGGAGGGAATAGTTGAAAAATTACTTGAATATAAAGATTGTGAAGTAGCAGTTTTCCTAAAAGAAGAGGGAAATGGAAAAATAAAAGGAAGTCTAAGAAGTAAAAGAGATATAGACGTAAACGAAGTAGCGAAATCTTTTGATGGTGGAGGTCATAGAAAGGCTGCTGGATTTACGACTACATTAACAGAAGAAGAGATAATAAAAATCATAAAAGAAAAAATATAG
- a CDS encoding bifunctional folylpolyglutamate synthase/dihydrofolate synthase: MEMNELLNELYSYSLHGIKLGLENIQKICDSLGNPEKNYKIVHITGTNGKGSTATIVETVLLKQGYKVGKYTSPHILKFNERIRVNGQDISDEDITKVYGIVREKIKELEITPTFFEVTTAMMFLYFSMREVEYVVLEVGMGGRFDATNVVDSDIAIITNVSIDHTEYLGKTIYEIAREKAGIIKDKSYVIVGDSNPEFLKAIVEKKKDYTNVLEKYKNIDYKLDFKNFVTNIEIDDKKYKLSLFGDYQVKNFLCAYEALKRLGISDEVIMDAVKEIKWQCRFEIYKNEPLTVLEGAHNIDGMSNLRKIIKQGYKKDEVVLIVSILKDKKIDEMLEICEDMSDKIILTSLSENPRGLEGASIYEHSDKSSIYEVCEDMKKSYEIAKSFGRKVIVVCGSFYTCEKFKKEV; this comes from the coding sequence ATGGAAATGAACGAACTTTTAAACGAATTATATTCTTATTCCTTACACGGAATTAAATTGGGGCTAGAAAATATTCAGAAAATATGTGATTCTTTGGGAAATCCTGAAAAAAATTATAAAATAGTCCATATTACAGGGACTAATGGAAAAGGGTCAACAGCCACAATAGTGGAAACTGTACTTTTAAAACAAGGATATAAAGTAGGAAAATATACTTCTCCTCACATTTTAAAGTTTAATGAAAGAATAAGAGTGAATGGTCAAGATATATCTGATGAAGATATAACAAAAGTATATGGAATTGTAAGAGAAAAAATAAAAGAGTTAGAAATAACACCTACTTTCTTTGAAGTAACAACAGCTATGATGTTTTTATATTTCTCAATGAGAGAGGTAGAGTATGTTGTGTTGGAAGTTGGAATGGGCGGAAGATTTGATGCTACTAACGTTGTAGATTCTGATATAGCTATCATTACTAATGTATCAATAGATCATACTGAATATCTAGGAAAAACTATTTATGAAATAGCTAGAGAAAAAGCGGGAATAATAAAAGATAAAAGCTATGTAATAGTAGGAGATAGCAATCCAGAATTTTTAAAAGCGATAGTTGAAAAGAAAAAAGATTATACTAATGTTTTGGAAAAATATAAAAATATAGATTATAAATTAGATTTTAAAAACTTTGTAACTAATATAGAGATAGATGATAAAAAATATAAACTTTCTCTTTTTGGAGATTATCAAGTAAAAAATTTCCTATGTGCTTATGAGGCTTTAAAAAGATTGGGAATATCTGATGAAGTGATAATGGACGCGGTAAAAGAAATTAAATGGCAATGTAGATTTGAAATTTATAAAAATGAACCGTTGACAGTTTTAGAGGGAGCTCACAACATAGATGGAATGAGCAACCTTAGAAAAATAATAAAACAAGGTTATAAAAAAGATGAAGTGGTACTTATTGTATCTATATTAAAAGATAAAAAGATAGATGAGATGCTTGAAATTTGTGAAGATATGAGTGATAAGATAATCCTTACTTCTCTAAGTGAAAATCCAAGAGGTTTAGAGGGAGCAAGTATCTATGAACATTCTGATAAATCAAGTATTTATGAGGTTTGTGAGGATATGAAAAAATCTTATGAAATAGCTAAATCTTTTGGTAGAAAAGTAATAGTTGTATGTGGTTCATTTTATACTTGTGAAAAATTTAAAAAGGAAGTTTAA
- the hprK gene encoding HPr(Ser) kinase/phosphatase — translation MIGQEKTVTLRDIVKHFKLEILVDGDFEQNIMANDIHRAGYEFTGFFMDKEELQRSIHVMGHKESEYLSRLSEEKRDAILDQYFSHKFPALVLSSKVKDVETILERAKIYNKVVLRTKHRTTEFIRDLNDYLRNMLGRETIINDVILLDVYGMGVILKGERDIKMGATIELIERGHKFISDTNILVKETDRGLIGYNTRVLTHPEKDFFLLMGEDQEDINLTLNFGIISNEMSKKIELIVELEPWQDKKFYDRLGLDEVYEEILDYPIKKITLPARKGRNLAVVIETAAIDSRLKLLGVNSAKYFMEESQRIIMEKRARKKRGEDMDEKKLSMEEFVRVNNGLEILYGKDYLKENYITSTSITRPAMALSGYFNLEEETYENKGLQLITNIELEYLEQLPPNKRKENLEKFFSYNFPSIILCGDLKLPEDFKTLVKENKKIVLRSSEKTPSRVIASLNSYLEQQFAETLTVHGVFLEMYGLGVLLTGRSGIGKSETALELIHRGHRLVADDLVKFRKSTDGEVIGTASKLPFFMEIRGLGIIDIKTLYGMSSVVLSKNVEAIIEIKEQETDDYLTRVNYSTGTDKILDKEVYKAELYMSSGRNAAAMVEIVVMNLMAKKLGHNPEDSYQKLKGVFKK, via the coding sequence GTGATAGGTCAAGAAAAAACAGTAACTCTTAGAGATATAGTAAAACATTTTAAATTAGAAATATTAGTTGACGGAGATTTTGAACAAAATATAATGGCAAATGATATCCATAGAGCTGGTTATGAATTTACTGGATTTTTTATGGATAAAGAGGAACTTCAAAGATCTATTCACGTAATGGGACATAAAGAAAGTGAATATCTTTCAAGACTTAGTGAGGAAAAAAGAGACGCTATACTAGACCAATATTTTTCTCATAAATTTCCAGCTTTGGTACTTAGCTCTAAAGTTAAAGATGTGGAAACAATCTTAGAAAGAGCTAAGATTTATAATAAGGTGGTGCTTAGAACAAAACATAGAACCACTGAATTTATAAGAGATTTAAATGATTATTTGAGAAATATGCTAGGAAGAGAGACTATAATAAATGATGTTATTCTTCTTGATGTGTACGGAATGGGAGTTATCCTAAAAGGTGAAAGAGATATTAAAATGGGAGCTACAATAGAGCTTATTGAAAGAGGACATAAATTTATCTCTGATACTAATATCTTGGTAAAAGAAACAGACAGAGGACTTATTGGATATAATACAAGAGTTCTTACACACCCAGAGAAAGATTTTTTCTTGCTTATGGGAGAAGATCAAGAGGATATAAATCTTACTTTGAATTTTGGGATAATATCTAACGAGATGAGTAAGAAAATAGAGCTTATTGTGGAGTTAGAGCCATGGCAAGATAAAAAGTTTTATGATAGACTTGGACTTGATGAAGTTTATGAGGAGATACTTGATTATCCTATAAAGAAAATCACTCTTCCAGCAAGAAAGGGAAGAAACTTGGCAGTAGTAATAGAGACAGCTGCTATTGACTCGAGATTAAAACTTCTTGGAGTAAACTCAGCAAAATATTTTATGGAAGAATCTCAAAGAATTATTATGGAAAAAAGAGCGAGAAAAAAAAGAGGGGAAGATATGGACGAAAAAAAACTTTCTATGGAAGAATTCGTAAGAGTTAATAATGGACTAGAGATATTATATGGAAAAGATTATCTAAAAGAAAACTATATAACATCTACTAGTATAACAAGACCTGCAATGGCTCTTTCTGGATATTTTAATTTGGAAGAAGAAACTTATGAAAATAAAGGTTTACAACTTATAACTAACATAGAGCTTGAATATTTAGAGCAACTACCTCCTAATAAGAGAAAGGAAAATTTGGAGAAATTCTTTTCGTACAATTTTCCAAGCATAATACTGTGTGGAGATTTGAAACTTCCTGAAGATTTTAAGACATTGGTAAAAGAGAATAAAAAAATTGTGTTAAGATCATCAGAAAAAACTCCATCAAGAGTAATTGCTAGTCTTAACTCATATTTAGAGCAACAATTTGCGGAAACTCTTACAGTCCACGGAGTATTTTTAGAGATGTATGGACTTGGTGTCCTTTTAACTGGAAGAAGTGGAATTGGAAAAAGTGAAACAGCTCTTGAGCTTATCCATAGAGGTCACAGACTTGTAGCTGATGACTTGGTAAAATTTAGAAAAAGTACAGATGGAGAAGTTATAGGAACTGCGTCAAAATTACCATTCTTTATGGAGATAAGAGGTCTTGGAATAATTGATATAAAAACTTTATACGGAATGAGTTCTGTTGTTTTAAGCAAGAATGTAGAGGCTATAATCGAGATTAAAGAGCAAGAAACTGATGATTATTTGACAAGGGTAAACTATTCTACTGGAACAGATAAAATATTGGATAAAGAGGTTTATAAGGCTGAGCTATATATGTCATCTGGAAGAAATGCTGCGGCAATGGTAGAAATAGTTGTTATGAACTTGATGGCGAAAAAATTGGGACATAACCCAGAAGACAGCTATCAAAAGTTAAAGGGAGTTTTTAAGAAATAA